One stretch of Priestia megaterium DNA includes these proteins:
- a CDS encoding PAS domain S-box protein produces MISITGHYNEFTVFLAVIVGILASYTALDIMSKMMKEQRNNYLWLTLSAASMGIGVGAMHYIAMFGYYVPVSFHFDGVLSVLALIIAISGSLGAFWTFWKWRTSVWSGLILGSSILGTHYIAMAAIETEAHIHYAVLSVLLSIIIALVVAFYAMHLFFRSKSVKANPFLKLVSSILLGIGISVMHFISMYGMKLHIAHSFARRWGQWLPYQAPFSNMIASITITLLIVFLLVAAFKRQEEVRDSQLKEEYYQSLFNYNPNIVCAVDLYGNIQTINPKGIELTGYTLNKMEKIPFPSMFREAEIAEEYMWKSLSGDSVYYEATLIRKDNQSVYVEVTQMPIIVHDQIKGSYVIAKDVTDRKMAQQQLLNLQKDLKRTLSQQDGTIFKFVKGSKGYVYTMCEGKMIREMGYDETDVVGKTLDEFLPESYARDNRSYYDKAWAGEKVSYEVLLNDFAYYTKLTPHIYKGEVQEVIGSIVDITDLHEAREKLAKSESMYRSVLSTMSEGVVFHDLEGNLIAANAYAAKILNVPYDEILAVNPFGLDWEIIHPDGTAFALEDIPSVRCLHTKEPVRNTVMGIYLNEKKLTWLSVNAEPLQESKYYKGVVVTFYDITKQQEQEQDLLHSNQQMIIAKEEAEKANQAKSEFLSKVSHELRTPLNSILGYAQILEEQGEKDLTEKQLNRIRKILKAGNHLLYLINETLDLSKIESGHLAINLEPVSVKEAIEDALKIMKPLAKDKHSIFYTRFHAYQEVFVEVDELRFQQILLNLLTNAIKYSPAYRDIIIYTDITQHHVTISIEDKGFGIPASELHRIFEPFYRVNRLEKDGTGIGLALVKQLVVLMNGTCGVQSEEGKGSTFWVRFSLVHPPVPKQLSNEGEAEPFLGFSMPTSIVYIEDNDTNIELMQSILSPYKNVKLLVAKTGENGIQLIRSISPDMILIDIDLPDMNGFEVCKQLQLEKELKHIPRIALSASAMQSDIDQAFLVGFSEYVTKPIHISAFLNVLQRLTKA; encoded by the coding sequence ATGATTTCAATTACTGGTCATTATAATGAATTTACCGTATTTCTTGCTGTCATTGTAGGGATCCTTGCCTCTTATACAGCACTTGATATTATGAGCAAAATGATGAAAGAGCAGCGAAATAATTATTTATGGCTTACTCTGTCAGCGGCTTCAATGGGAATTGGAGTAGGGGCTATGCACTATATTGCTATGTTTGGTTATTATGTGCCTGTTAGCTTTCATTTTGATGGTGTACTTTCCGTCCTTGCTTTAATAATAGCGATTAGCGGATCACTAGGTGCATTTTGGACATTTTGGAAATGGCGCACGTCGGTATGGTCAGGGCTGATTTTAGGAAGCAGTATTCTGGGTACACATTATATTGCAATGGCAGCAATTGAAACCGAAGCGCACATTCATTATGCGGTGCTATCTGTTTTGCTTTCTATCATCATTGCTCTAGTCGTTGCATTTTATGCCATGCACCTGTTTTTTCGTTCGAAAAGCGTGAAAGCTAACCCGTTCCTTAAATTGGTTAGCTCTATTTTATTGGGCATTGGCATTTCAGTTATGCATTTCATCAGTATGTATGGGATGAAGCTGCATATTGCACATTCATTTGCTAGAAGATGGGGCCAGTGGCTGCCGTATCAAGCGCCATTTTCCAATATGATTGCAAGCATCACAATTACGCTACTCATTGTCTTTCTGCTTGTTGCTGCTTTTAAGCGTCAGGAAGAAGTGAGAGACAGTCAATTAAAAGAAGAGTATTATCAATCTCTTTTTAACTACAACCCTAACATTGTGTGTGCAGTTGATTTGTACGGCAATATTCAAACAATTAATCCAAAAGGAATCGAGCTAACAGGATACACGTTAAATAAAATGGAGAAAATCCCGTTTCCTTCTATGTTTAGAGAAGCTGAAATAGCTGAAGAATATATGTGGAAATCCCTGAGCGGAGACTCTGTATATTATGAGGCAACGCTGATTCGCAAAGATAATCAGTCTGTATACGTTGAAGTAACGCAAATGCCCATTATTGTTCATGATCAAATTAAAGGCAGTTACGTCATCGCCAAAGATGTGACAGATCGAAAAATGGCTCAACAGCAGCTTTTGAATTTACAAAAAGATTTAAAACGCACGCTTTCACAGCAAGATGGCACTATTTTTAAATTTGTGAAAGGCAGTAAAGGGTATGTCTATACGATGTGCGAAGGCAAAATGATTCGTGAAATGGGATATGACGAAACAGATGTTGTCGGAAAAACACTTGATGAATTTTTACCTGAATCCTACGCAAGAGATAATAGGAGTTACTATGATAAAGCATGGGCGGGAGAGAAAGTGTCGTATGAAGTACTTTTGAACGACTTTGCTTATTATACGAAGTTAACGCCTCATATCTACAAAGGAGAAGTACAAGAAGTTATTGGTTCTATAGTAGATATTACTGATCTTCACGAAGCAAGAGAAAAGCTGGCTAAAAGTGAAAGCATGTATCGCTCCGTTCTTTCTACAATGTCAGAAGGCGTGGTGTTTCATGACCTTGAAGGAAACTTAATTGCTGCCAATGCATACGCTGCTAAGATTCTCAACGTGCCTTATGATGAAATCTTAGCAGTTAACCCGTTTGGTTTAGATTGGGAAATTATTCATCCTGATGGCACAGCTTTTGCACTCGAAGATATTCCATCTGTCCGCTGTCTTCATACAAAAGAGCCTGTGCGAAACACGGTCATGGGCATTTATTTGAATGAGAAAAAGTTGACTTGGCTTTCGGTGAATGCTGAACCTCTGCAAGAAAGCAAATATTATAAAGGCGTAGTTGTCACATTTTATGATATTACAAAGCAGCAGGAACAAGAACAGGACCTGCTTCATTCCAATCAGCAAATGATTATAGCCAAAGAAGAAGCCGAAAAAGCAAATCAAGCTAAGTCAGAATTTTTATCAAAGGTAAGCCATGAACTTCGAACGCCTTTAAATAGTATTTTAGGCTATGCACAGATATTGGAAGAACAAGGAGAGAAAGATTTAACAGAAAAACAATTGAATCGTATACGAAAAATTTTAAAAGCTGGTAATCATCTTCTTTATTTAATCAATGAAACGCTTGATTTATCGAAAATTGAATCAGGTCACTTGGCGATTAACCTTGAACCAGTGTCGGTAAAAGAAGCAATTGAAGACGCGCTTAAAATTATGAAACCATTAGCAAAAGATAAGCATAGTATATTTTATACTCGCTTTCACGCATACCAAGAAGTCTTTGTGGAAGTAGATGAACTTAGGTTTCAGCAGATTTTATTAAACCTGCTTACCAATGCCATTAAATATTCGCCTGCTTATCGCGATATCATTATCTATACTGACATCACTCAGCATCACGTAACTATATCGATTGAGGATAAGGGCTTTGGAATTCCAGCTTCGGAATTGCATCGGATTTTTGAGCCTTTCTACCGTGTGAATAGACTAGAAAAAGACGGAACAGGAATTGGGCTGGCGCTTGTAAAACAGCTTGTTGTATTAATGAATGGAACGTGCGGAGTGCAAAGTGAAGAAGGAAAAGGCAGTACATTTTGGGTTCGTTTTTCTTTAGTACATCCACCTGTTCCTAAACAATTATCCAATGAAGGAGAAGCTGAGCCTTTTTTAGGCTTTTCCATGCCGACATCAATTGTATATATTGAGGATAACGATACAAATATTGAGCTTATGCAATCGATTCTTTCTCCATATAAAAACGTTAAGCTCCTAGTTGCCAAAACAGGCGAAAACGGCATCCAGCTGATCAGGTCTATTTCACCGGATATGATCTTAATTGATATTGATCTGCCTGATATGAATGGTTTTGAGGTATGCAAACAGCTTCAGCTGGAAAAAGAATTGAAGCACATTCCTCGAATTGCCCTGAGTGCAAGCGCGATGCAAAGCGATATCGATCAAGCTTTTTTAGTCGGCTTTAGTGAATACGTAACAAAGCCTATTCATATTTCAGCGTTTTTGAATGTATTACAACGCTTAACAAAAGCTTAA
- a CDS encoding TerC family protein — MDASLLLEYGWVLLVLVALEGILAADNALVMAIMVKHLPEEKRKKALFYGLAGAFIFRFGSLFLISFLVDVWQLQAIGAIYLLFISINHIVKRYVKKDDREKVKEADEKKGSSFWMTVLKVEIADIAFAVDSILAAVALAVTLPTTNLPQIGGLDGGQFLVIFAGGIMGLIIMRFAATWFVKLLNTRPGLETAAFAIVGWVGVKLAVYTLAHPELGIINEHFPESKVWKITFWIVLLAIAASGWFLSKNKEQTDLKGSEKEKESLKKIENQ, encoded by the coding sequence ATGGATGCATCGCTTTTGTTAGAGTATGGATGGGTATTGCTAGTGCTGGTTGCATTAGAAGGAATTTTGGCGGCGGATAATGCTCTTGTGATGGCCATTATGGTCAAACATTTACCGGAAGAAAAACGCAAGAAGGCATTATTTTACGGATTAGCCGGTGCCTTTATTTTTAGATTTGGTTCATTGTTTTTGATTTCATTTTTAGTCGACGTATGGCAGCTTCAAGCCATAGGAGCCATTTACTTATTGTTCATTTCCATTAATCATATTGTGAAGCGGTATGTGAAAAAAGACGATCGTGAAAAAGTGAAAGAAGCAGATGAGAAAAAGGGCTCAAGTTTCTGGATGACGGTTTTAAAAGTAGAAATAGCGGACATTGCTTTTGCCGTTGATTCAATTTTGGCCGCTGTGGCTCTCGCCGTTACATTGCCAACAACAAACCTTCCTCAAATTGGCGGACTCGATGGCGGACAATTCTTGGTGATCTTCGCCGGAGGAATTATGGGATTAATTATTATGCGTTTTGCTGCAACTTGGTTCGTGAAGCTATTAAATACGCGCCCAGGCCTAGAAACGGCAGCTTTTGCTATCGTAGGCTGGGTAGGGGTTAAGTTAGCGGTCTACACCCTTGCTCATCCAGAGTTAGGTATTATTAATGAACATTTCCCTGAATCAAAAGTGTGGAAAATTACGTTTTGGATTGTGTTACTTGCTATAGCAGCTTCAGGCTGGTTTCTATCTAAAAATAAAGAA